The Mycetohabitans endofungorum genome contains a region encoding:
- a CDS encoding PRC-barrel domain-containing protein: MLSMLLALVACSTFDQQSPAPIVEGMAQAVPLPEAVPPEPAAPPVQPELELREAKTDSDRAAPKKPHRSPQRATATVFSPPPVQPMPAPLIASRLLYPGQVKGLLDTEVQRPDGKAIGHAVDLVVDANGMLREIVVNLTGFMGVGDRKVDFPVGALRVKPVGPRVAGALEWVPSRTPPIDPAKPSQAGSLTSGAVPLMDTTVQRTNGSKVGRVVDVLIDAGLRPQAAVLELGNLISADRRRIAADWTALRFVARDKAIQLLLDLSDQQLDASPSYMADQPIRAVSPAPIAARGTPAVARQPTAPAGRASR; the protein is encoded by the coding sequence TTGTTGAGCATGCTGCTGGCGCTCGTCGCTTGTAGCACGTTCGATCAGCAGAGCCCGGCACCGATCGTCGAAGGCATGGCGCAGGCAGTGCCCCTGCCTGAAGCGGTGCCGCCGGAACCGGCTGCGCCGCCGGTGCAACCTGAGCTCGAGCTGCGTGAGGCAAAGACGGATAGTGACCGTGCGGCACCGAAAAAGCCGCACCGATCACCGCAACGCGCTACGGCGACCGTGTTTTCGCCGCCGCCGGTGCAGCCAATGCCGGCGCCGCTGATTGCATCGCGGCTGCTGTATCCGGGCCAGGTCAAGGGCCTGCTCGATACCGAGGTGCAACGGCCGGATGGCAAGGCCATCGGCCATGCCGTGGACTTGGTGGTCGATGCCAACGGGATGCTGCGCGAGATCGTCGTCAACCTGACAGGGTTCATGGGAGTCGGGGATCGCAAGGTCGATTTCCCGGTTGGCGCGCTGCGGGTCAAGCCAGTGGGGCCGCGTGTGGCCGGGGCGTTGGAATGGGTGCCATCGCGCACGCCGCCGATCGATCCGGCCAAGCCGTCGCAAGCCGGCAGCCTGACATCGGGCGCTGTGCCGCTAATGGATACCACCGTGCAGCGCACCAACGGTTCGAAGGTGGGGCGCGTCGTTGACGTGCTGATCGATGCGGGGCTGCGGCCGCAGGCTGCGGTGCTCGAGCTGGGTAACCTGATTAGCGCAGACCGGCGGCGGATCGCCGCCGATTGGACAGCGCTGCGCTTCGTGGCTCGGGACAAGGCCATTCAACTGCTGTTGGACCTATCGGATCAGCAGCTTGATGCTTCGCCGTCCTATATGGCCGACCAGCCGATCCGTGCGGTATCGCCTGCGCCTATCGCCGCGCGCGGCACGCCGGCCGTAGCACGACAGCCGACGGCCCCGGCAGGGCGGGCATCCCGATGA
- a CDS encoding MFS transporter codes for MSKTVMPNARSLRALDGLNFFLANVQTGFGPFIASYLATHKWTQGEIGIALSVGTITAMVSQVPAGALIDATQNKRAAAMAAIVAIAICALLLAGSPTTIPVLAAEVFHGFASCMLTPALAALSLALVGRHALGDRLGRNARFASIGSAVAAGLMGLCGEYVSVRSVFWLTAALTLPAIIALYMIDPLHLGPARAARELPQRPVPAPPRESIGELLRDRRMLTFAACIVLFHLSNAAMLNLAAGEVTAHMGDNVQLVIAACIIVPQFIVAWLSPWVGRSAQRWGRRPILLLGFAALPVRALLFAGVTTPSLLVPVQIFDGLSAAVFGVMLPLIAADVAGDKGRYNLCIGVFGLAAGIGATLSTALAGLVADHFGNGVSFIGLAAAGALAVLIVWLAMPETREADVTDADTTPAARA; via the coding sequence ATGAGCAAGACTGTCATGCCGAATGCACGGAGCCTGCGTGCGCTGGATGGCCTGAACTTCTTCCTTGCAAACGTCCAGACGGGGTTCGGCCCGTTCATCGCCTCGTACCTGGCCACGCACAAATGGACCCAAGGAGAAATCGGCATCGCGCTGTCGGTCGGTACGATCACGGCAATGGTCAGCCAAGTGCCGGCCGGTGCGTTGATCGACGCGACGCAGAACAAGCGTGCCGCGGCGATGGCTGCGATCGTTGCGATTGCGATCTGTGCACTGCTGCTGGCTGGCAGCCCGACCACGATCCCCGTGCTCGCTGCGGAGGTGTTCCACGGCTTTGCCAGTTGCATGTTGACGCCGGCCCTCGCGGCGTTGTCGCTTGCGCTGGTCGGCCGCCACGCGTTGGGCGACCGGCTGGGCCGAAATGCGCGGTTTGCCTCGATCGGCAGCGCGGTGGCCGCCGGGTTAATGGGATTGTGCGGCGAATATGTATCAGTGCGCTCGGTGTTCTGGTTGACGGCTGCATTGACGCTGCCAGCCATTATTGCGTTATACATGATCGATCCCCTTCATCTGGGTCCGGCGCGCGCCGCGCGTGAACTGCCACAGCGGCCTGTGCCGGCGCCGCCGCGCGAGAGCATTGGCGAGCTGTTGCGGGATCGGCGCATGTTGACGTTTGCCGCATGCATCGTGTTGTTTCACTTATCCAATGCGGCCATGTTGAATCTGGCGGCCGGCGAAGTCACCGCGCATATGGGCGACAACGTGCAACTGGTGATTGCCGCTTGCATCATCGTGCCGCAGTTCATCGTGGCATGGCTCTCGCCGTGGGTCGGGCGCTCGGCGCAGCGATGGGGACGCCGGCCGATTCTGTTACTGGGCTTTGCCGCGTTACCGGTGCGGGCGCTGCTGTTTGCTGGCGTTACCACACCGAGCCTGCTGGTGCCGGTGCAAATCTTCGACGGGCTGAGCGCCGCGGTATTCGGCGTGATGCTGCCGTTGATCGCAGCCGATGTGGCCGGCGACAAGGGGCGCTATAACCTGTGCATTGGCGTATTCGGCCTGGCCGCCGGCATCGGCGCGACGCTGAGCACCGCGCTCGCCGGACTGGTCGCGGACCATTTTGGCAACGGCGTAAGCTTCATCGGCTTGGCGGCGGCCGGCGCGCTGGCCGTGCTGATAGTGTGGCTGGCGATGCCCGAAACGCGCGAGGCCGACGTCACGGACGCTGACACGACGCCCGCTGCTCGCGCGTGA
- a CDS encoding cold-shock protein produces MDTGIVKWFNDSKGFGFITPDAGGEDLFAHFSEITGEGFKTLVENQRVSYQVKRGPKGLQAANIKPL; encoded by the coding sequence ATGGATACCGGTATCGTTAAGTGGTTCAACGACAGCAAGGGTTTTGGTTTCATCACGCCGGACGCGGGTGGTGAAGACCTGTTCGCGCATTTCTCCGAAATTACCGGAGAGGGATTTAAGACGCTGGTGGAGAACCAGCGCGTCAGCTATCAGGTCAAGCGTGGCCCGAAGGGTCTGCAGGCCGCGAACATCAAGCCGCTGTAA
- a CDS encoding OpgC domain-containing protein yields the protein MQPSTARLAELDFFRGLVLLIIVVDHIGGSMLSRVTLHTYALCDAAEVFVFLGGYATAIAWTTLAARRDEAAARRRFIRRAWEIYRAFLVTAGLMLLVSAILRAFSIDAPNMASADLDGLIDSPAVVLRDILLFRRQPYLASVLPMYAFFALAVPVIIPLARGWPWLLAVCSFALWCLAGDAYWLLPAAPGNRWDFNPFAWQAMFTLGALARCQPIYAGLRRSRAGWIISVVALLTVLICAYCKLSINGASDSVMKRDLQWPRVVNFIALAWLVANMVQYGWMRRLAGSVPWIGAVGRKGLLCFVAGTVISLGVDSVLYWWTDGLLDVPLGFVADAVAIASLLLVAGCADPLTRWFGAAAARRTAGAA from the coding sequence ATGCAGCCATCGACTGCTCGTTTGGCCGAGCTCGACTTTTTTCGTGGCCTCGTATTACTGATCATCGTCGTCGATCACATCGGCGGCAGCATGTTGTCACGTGTGACGTTGCACACCTATGCGCTGTGCGATGCTGCCGAGGTATTCGTGTTCCTGGGCGGCTACGCTACCGCCATCGCGTGGACCACGCTCGCCGCGCGTCGTGATGAGGCCGCCGCGCGTCGACGTTTCATCCGCCGTGCGTGGGAAATCTACCGTGCTTTTCTCGTTACCGCTGGTTTGATGTTGCTCGTCAGCGCGATTCTGCGCGCGTTCAGCATCGACGCGCCCAATATGGCGTCGGCTGACCTGGACGGGTTGATTGACTCGCCTGCAGTGGTGCTGCGCGACATCTTATTGTTCCGGCGGCAGCCCTATCTGGCGTCTGTGTTGCCGATGTATGCGTTCTTTGCGCTGGCGGTACCGGTGATTATCCCGCTTGCACGCGGCTGGCCCTGGTTGCTGGCGGTGTGCTCGTTCGCGCTGTGGTGCCTGGCCGGTGACGCATACTGGCTGCTGCCGGCTGCACCGGGGAACCGGTGGGATTTCAATCCGTTCGCCTGGCAAGCGATGTTCACGCTCGGCGCGCTGGCGCGCTGCCAGCCGATCTACGCTGGCCTGCGTCGTTCGCGCGCAGGCTGGATCATTAGCGTCGTCGCGCTGCTCACGGTGCTCATCTGCGCGTACTGTAAATTGTCCATCAATGGGGCGTCGGACAGTGTCATGAAGCGCGACTTGCAGTGGCCTCGCGTGGTCAATTTTATCGCGCTCGCCTGGCTGGTGGCGAACATGGTGCAATATGGCTGGATGCGTCGGCTGGCCGGATCGGTGCCGTGGATCGGCGCCGTTGGCCGCAAGGGCTTGTTATGCTTCGTGGCGGGTACGGTGATTTCGCTCGGTGTCGATTCGGTACTCTATTGGTGGACCGACGGGTTGCTCGATGTGCCGCTCGGGTTCGTCGCCGACGCGGTGGCGATCGCCTCGTTGCTGCTCGTGGCTGGCTGTGCGGATCCGCTCACGCGGTGGTTCGGTGCAGCCGCTGCACGCCGCACGGCCGGCGCTGCTTGA
- a CDS encoding alpha/beta hydrolase: MRILLEWLTAVLGLMAGAPAIASTVLIRSFHSETLNRDWSYTIYLPTGYDHDGPRLPVVYLLHGNNDNANDWISQGRVQATVDALIERKDIAPIVIVMPQGGTQWYVDRKEAIETAFFSELMPEIDARFRVSQQRDERVIGGVSMGGFGALRYAMTRPDLFGSAILLSPAIYANEPPPSSAARWVGVFGAAQFDPQVWRALNYPAQWRAYLRQPLRVSMFVASGDDDLAIQAEVCKLYANLRACGNPAALRIVDGGHTWAVWRNLLGDALRYALARPRSR, translated from the coding sequence ATGCGCATCTTGCTGGAGTGGCTGACAGCGGTGCTCGGTTTGATGGCTGGGGCGCCTGCGATCGCCAGCACCGTGCTGATTCGCTCGTTTCATTCGGAAACCCTGAACCGGGACTGGTCGTACACAATCTACCTGCCGACCGGCTATGATCACGACGGCCCACGATTACCGGTTGTCTATCTGCTGCACGGAAACAATGACAATGCGAACGACTGGATCTCACAAGGGCGCGTGCAGGCTACCGTCGACGCGCTGATCGAGCGCAAAGATATCGCACCGATCGTCATTGTGATGCCGCAGGGTGGTACGCAATGGTACGTGGACCGGAAGGAGGCGATCGAAACCGCGTTCTTCTCCGAGCTGATGCCGGAAATTGACGCGCGTTTCAGGGTTTCCCAGCAGCGTGACGAGCGGGTAATCGGCGGTGTATCGATGGGGGGATTCGGCGCGCTGCGCTATGCAATGACCCGGCCGGACTTGTTCGGCTCGGCGATCCTGCTCAGTCCCGCCATCTACGCGAACGAACCGCCGCCGAGTTCGGCGGCGCGCTGGGTCGGGGTATTCGGCGCGGCGCAATTCGACCCGCAGGTCTGGCGCGCGTTGAACTATCCAGCGCAGTGGCGTGCTTACCTGCGGCAACCGTTGCGTGTGTCCATGTTCGTCGCGTCCGGCGACGACGATCTTGCGATCCAGGCCGAGGTGTGCAAACTGTACGCGAACTTACGTGCGTGCGGCAATCCAGCAGCGCTGCGCATCGTCGACGGCGGCCATACATGGGCCGTATGGCGCAACCTGCTCGGAGACGCTTTGCGCTATGCACTGGCCCGGCCACGAAGCCGTTAG
- a CDS encoding helix-turn-helix transcriptional regulator, whose protein sequence is MEQECETLPYWLTRPASGEQPNPSDGAVAATAHVALPPGGFLTLFTEQDIGAPKADPRQPLTTSPLLRYTSVQDRVEFMRGKLAQLGFDSFSYIVPRKSSDHKSMFVLTDYESRSWLSRYFRERYFDFDPRIHCASSTGLPSPWSAAQLRVNLPRAPSRSQRIRQLIELLEEDKRRSGLVIRFPLPRVDTTACLCFNSSMDDIRWLSDTLVAQTLMFAHAIHEFIWTHAQGAIGLAPAPQREGIALSELQQSILQAVVQGRRDKEIAYFLGLSPHNVDYHMRRLRTLFNVRNRVQLINVARAYL, encoded by the coding sequence ATGGAGCAAGAATGCGAAACGCTGCCGTACTGGCTTACCCGGCCAGCATCCGGCGAACAGCCAAACCCGTCTGACGGCGCAGTGGCTGCGACGGCTCATGTAGCGCTGCCACCCGGCGGCTTCCTTACGCTGTTTACAGAGCAAGACATCGGCGCCCCGAAGGCTGATCCCCGCCAGCCTCTTACGACCAGCCCCCTGCTGCGCTATACCAGTGTGCAAGATCGTGTGGAATTCATGCGGGGCAAGCTTGCGCAATTGGGGTTCGACTCATTCAGCTATATCGTGCCGCGCAAAAGCAGCGATCACAAGTCAATGTTCGTGCTGACGGACTACGAGTCGCGCAGTTGGTTGTCACGCTACTTCCGCGAGCGCTATTTCGATTTTGACCCGAGGATCCATTGCGCATCGTCCACTGGCCTGCCGTCGCCGTGGAGCGCCGCGCAACTGCGCGTGAATTTGCCTCGCGCACCATCGCGCAGCCAACGCATCAGACAACTGATCGAGCTACTGGAGGAAGACAAGCGGCGTAGCGGACTGGTGATCCGCTTCCCGCTGCCGCGCGTCGATACGACGGCCTGCCTGTGTTTCAATTCATCGATGGATGACATCCGCTGGCTCAGCGATACGCTCGTTGCCCAGACATTGATGTTTGCGCATGCCATTCATGAGTTCATTTGGACGCACGCGCAAGGCGCGATTGGCCTGGCGCCGGCACCACAACGTGAAGGGATCGCGCTGTCCGAGTTGCAGCAATCGATCCTGCAAGCCGTCGTGCAAGGTCGTCGCGACAAGGAAATTGCCTATTTCCTTGGCCTGTCGCCACACAACGTCGACTATCACATGCGACGATTGCGTACATTGTTCAACGTGCGCAACCGGGTGCAGTTGATCAACGTCGCGCGCGCATACCTGTGA